A region from the Salifodinibacter halophilus genome encodes:
- the glmS gene encoding glutamine--fructose-6-phosphate transaminase (isomerizing) gives MCGIVGATARRDVEPILLEGLRRLEYRGYDSAGVALVHDDALYSARAVGKVDALAERLAGEQWPGTLGIAHTRWATHGGVSERNAHPQMSGERVAVVHNGIIENHAELASEVEAAGYALSSGTDTEVVAHLIDREFAANGDLTGVVRTVVARLHGAYALAVVAASAPETLVVARQGSPLVVGVGIGEHFAASDVEALLPVTRRFIYLQDGDVATLTADAARVTDANGALAERDIRESVLAIEDTEKNGYRHFMRKEILAQPEVIADTLGARVTGNSLATDVFGPQGQALLDEIQAVHIVACGTSYHAGLVAGYAIEALARVPCRVELASEFRYRDPIVGPGTLLVTLSQSGETADTLAALRYARSLPAAAGYRATLAICNKPETSLTRESDYVMLTHAGPEIGVASTKAFTTQCACLLTLAGLLAGPGPDTESLVADLGNLQSGIQSALAIEDRVAELAAHFTEHAHALFLGRGAMVPIAMEGALKLKEISYIHAEAYAAGELKHGPLALVDEDMPVVAVAPNNELLAKLKANLAEVRARHGRLYVFADASAGIEGDENTTIIELPHAAPSIAPIVYNVPLQLLAYHVALARGTDVDQPRNLAKSVTVE, from the coding sequence ATGTGTGGCATCGTAGGTGCAACCGCCAGGCGGGATGTCGAGCCTATTCTGCTGGAGGGCTTGCGGCGGCTGGAATACCGCGGCTACGACTCCGCGGGCGTGGCTCTGGTGCATGATGACGCGCTGTACAGCGCACGCGCGGTCGGCAAGGTCGACGCCTTGGCCGAGCGCTTGGCCGGCGAACAATGGCCGGGCACGCTCGGCATCGCGCATACACGCTGGGCCACACACGGCGGCGTGTCCGAGCGAAACGCCCATCCGCAAATGTCCGGCGAGCGCGTGGCCGTGGTGCATAACGGCATCATCGAGAACCATGCCGAGCTTGCCAGCGAAGTCGAAGCTGCGGGTTATGCCCTGAGCTCGGGCACCGACACCGAAGTCGTTGCACACCTAATCGATCGTGAATTCGCCGCCAACGGCGATCTGACCGGCGTGGTTCGCACCGTGGTCGCTCGTCTGCATGGTGCCTACGCGCTCGCTGTAGTGGCTGCGAGTGCGCCGGAGACGTTGGTTGTGGCCCGCCAAGGCTCACCGCTAGTGGTCGGCGTGGGCATCGGTGAACACTTCGCGGCGTCGGATGTCGAGGCATTGTTGCCGGTCACACGCCGGTTTATCTATCTGCAGGATGGCGATGTCGCAACGTTGACCGCGGACGCCGCGCGTGTAACCGACGCCAACGGCGCGCTCGCCGAGCGCGATATCAGAGAATCGGTGCTCGCGATCGAAGACACCGAGAAAAATGGCTATCGCCATTTCATGCGCAAGGAAATCCTCGCCCAGCCTGAGGTGATCGCCGACACGTTGGGCGCTCGCGTGACTGGCAACAGCTTAGCCACCGACGTATTCGGCCCCCAGGGCCAGGCATTGCTCGACGAAATCCAGGCGGTCCACATCGTCGCCTGTGGCACCAGCTATCACGCGGGGCTGGTGGCTGGCTATGCGATCGAAGCACTGGCGCGTGTGCCATGCCGCGTCGAGTTGGCCAGCGAATTCCGCTATCGCGACCCGATTGTCGGTCCGGGGACGCTGCTCGTAACCTTGTCGCAATCCGGCGAAACGGCCGATACCCTGGCCGCGCTTCGCTACGCCCGGTCATTACCAGCCGCAGCGGGCTACCGCGCTACGCTGGCGATCTGCAACAAACCCGAGACTTCGCTGACCCGCGAGTCCGACTACGTGATGCTGACCCACGCCGGCCCTGAAATTGGCGTGGCTTCGACCAAGGCCTTCACGACCCAGTGTGCTTGCCTTTTGACGTTGGCGGGCCTGCTAGCCGGGCCGGGCCCGGACACCGAATCTCTCGTGGCCGATCTCGGCAACCTGCAGTCGGGTATCCAGAGCGCGCTTGCGATCGAGGATCGCGTGGCTGAGCTCGCAGCGCACTTTACCGAACACGCCCACGCGCTGTTTCTGGGCCGCGGCGCGATGGTGCCGATCGCTATGGAAGGCGCGCTGAAGCTCAAAGAGATTTCTTATATCCACGCCGAAGCCTACGCTGCCGGCGAACTCAAGCACGGGCCGCTGGCACTGGTCGACGAAGACATGCCGGTGGTGGCCGTTGCACCCAATAACGAACTATTAGCTAAGCTGAAGGCCAATCTGGCCGAAGTCCGTGCCCGTCATGGTCGGCTGTACGTGTTTGCCGATGCCTCGGCGGGCATCGAAGGCGATGAGAACACCACGATCATCGAATTGCCGCACGCGGCCCCGAGCATCGCGCCGATCGTCTACAACGTGCCGCTGCAGCTGCTGGCATACCATGTCGCACTCGCTCGCGGCACCGACGTGGATCAGCCGAGAAATCTAGCCAAATCGGTCACGGTGGAGTAG
- the glmU gene encoding bifunctional UDP-N-acetylglucosamine diphosphorylase/glucosamine-1-phosphate N-acetyltransferase GlmU gives MTDNLHIVVLAAGSGTRMGSAHPKVLAPLGEWPLLRHVVATAETLEPTQIHVVCGAGVEQIRTALGYLAVNWVEQPQPLGTGDAVAAAMDAIPDHAQVLVLYGDVPLVRPRTLTHLLTTAASDGMAILTTELAEPAGYGRIVRDAAGGVAAIVEDKDLAADQRTIREINTGLMVAPAAHLRDWLVRLSNDNAQGEYLLTDCIAMAVADHRPVVADPAETVAETQGINDRRDLACAERVYQQRRNDDLLAAGVTLRDPARVDVRGRIEVGRDVLIDVDVVLEGEITLGNGVHIEAGCVIRHSVIGDGGRVMAHTVVEHAHLATECQVGPFARIRPGTELGHRARIGNFVETKNASVGASTKVNHLSYVGDAALGTGVNIGAGVITCNYDGANKHVTTIGDDAFVGSNSELVAPVEIGAGATIAAGTTLTKAAPANKLSLTRKEQVAVDNWRRPKKTDS, from the coding sequence GTGACCGATAACCTGCATATCGTGGTGCTGGCCGCGGGCTCTGGCACTCGAATGGGGTCGGCGCACCCTAAAGTGTTGGCGCCGCTCGGTGAATGGCCGCTACTCCGCCACGTGGTTGCCACGGCGGAAACGCTTGAGCCGACGCAAATTCACGTTGTCTGCGGTGCCGGCGTGGAACAGATCCGCACAGCACTCGGTTACTTGGCGGTGAATTGGGTCGAGCAGCCTCAGCCGCTTGGCACCGGCGACGCGGTGGCTGCGGCCATGGACGCGATCCCCGACCATGCACAAGTGCTCGTGCTCTACGGTGATGTGCCGCTGGTGCGGCCCAGGACACTCACACACTTATTAACCACGGCGGCCTCGGATGGTATGGCCATCCTGACCACCGAGCTAGCCGAGCCAGCCGGCTACGGGCGTATCGTCCGCGATGCGGCTGGTGGCGTGGCCGCGATTGTCGAAGACAAAGATCTAGCCGCCGACCAGCGCACGATCCGCGAAATCAACACGGGCTTGATGGTGGCGCCGGCGGCCCATCTGCGCGACTGGCTCGTTCGGCTGTCAAACGATAATGCCCAGGGCGAGTATCTTTTGACGGATTGCATCGCCATGGCCGTCGCCGATCACAGGCCGGTTGTAGCCGATCCGGCCGAAACCGTGGCCGAGACTCAGGGCATCAACGATCGGCGTGATCTGGCCTGTGCCGAGCGTGTGTACCAGCAGCGCCGAAACGATGATCTGCTCGCGGCCGGCGTGACACTCCGCGATCCGGCGCGCGTCGATGTGCGTGGCCGGATCGAGGTTGGCCGCGATGTATTGATCGACGTCGATGTCGTGCTGGAAGGCGAAATAACGCTCGGCAACGGTGTTCATATCGAAGCCGGCTGTGTGATCCGCCACTCGGTGATTGGCGATGGCGGCCGCGTCATGGCACACACGGTGGTGGAGCATGCGCATCTGGCAACCGAGTGCCAGGTTGGGCCATTCGCACGTATCCGGCCGGGCACCGAGTTGGGCCATCGTGCGCGGATTGGCAATTTCGTCGAAACCAAGAACGCCAGCGTTGGCGCCTCCACTAAGGTCAATCATTTGAGCTATGTTGGCGACGCTGCACTCGGCACCGGTGTGAATATCGGCGCGGGCGTGATCACCTGCAACTACGATGGCGCCAACAAACACGTCACCACGATCGGTGATGACGCTTTCGTGGGCTCAAACAGCGAGCTTGTCGCGCCGGTGGAAATCGGCGCGGGAGCGACAATTGCGGCCGGCACGACGTTAACCAAGGCGGCGCCGGCCAATAAACTGTCGCTAACGCGCAAGGAACAAGTGGCAGTCGACAACTGGCGACGACCGAAAAAAACCGATAGTTGA
- the mdoH gene encoding glucans biosynthesis glucosyltransferase MdoH: MDNAIRARLEGYLDRLALDDERRRVILERTLADAPGSPAEALTRAQGHLDRLTVDAAPDEGAGDGAMPDDADEAGIRGMLAGRYPGWSRRVSNRAADTYRGASMPRCRRAQMAPPHASRGLGRILRAAFSRQARAREHTRPHETRLGRIVCRRQFLLALIIMIPAAAATMYMATVLPNHGATILELAILAIAFLLFAWILVGFWTACAGFFLMWRGDQYCIEAAGQPSEEPEDNSQQGARTAILMPICEESVTRACAGLRAVYESIQAAGHIEDFDFYILSDSSAPDTCVAETAAWAELCRELDAFGQIFYRRREARVSRKSGNLADFCRRWGRNYPYMLVLDADSIMCGETIVELVARMDANPSAGLIQTPPTGVNRQSALARIQQFSMRVYGPMFAAGLHYWHLDKGHYWGHNAIIRVDPFMEHCALPALAGHGVLSGDILSHDFVEAAFLRRAGWGVHIAYDLGGSYEEVPPSLIEELGRDRRWCRGNLQHMRLLFADNLSMAHRALFANGVMAYGSAALWFLFLLLSSSEAVMQALKTPQYFSNDGQQLFPHWPVWQPFWALSLFVATMVVLFLPKVLGLFLVVAKRQHHAYGGVLRLVASTLIEVLLTSTLAPIRMVAHARFVTTTLLGRTVRWDSQQRADATVAWRRAFAYHAPGMVIAVVWGGVLLATTPGFAPWLAPILLPLLFAPVLTVVTSRADLGRWLARRGVALIPEENQPPTELSRIRELVATASPEPNFANAVVDPTLNALCAGLARDSRSCSRTIGVIRETAARQALARGTDDLEADDARRVLTDRHWLRWLHRRVWSEMPAAWVASESAMPDEHAGETVSRS; encoded by the coding sequence ATGGACAACGCGATACGGGCACGTCTAGAGGGCTATCTAGACCGGTTGGCACTGGACGACGAACGGCGCCGTGTCATTCTCGAACGTACGTTGGCCGATGCTCCTGGTTCGCCGGCCGAGGCATTGACCCGAGCGCAAGGACATCTTGATCGTCTGACGGTCGACGCCGCACCCGATGAAGGCGCTGGTGACGGTGCGATGCCCGACGACGCGGATGAGGCTGGCATCCGCGGCATGTTGGCTGGCCGGTACCCCGGGTGGAGCCGGCGCGTTTCAAACAGGGCGGCCGATACCTACCGTGGTGCTAGCATGCCGCGTTGTCGACGCGCACAAATGGCGCCGCCGCATGCCTCGCGCGGCCTAGGCCGAATCCTGCGGGCGGCGTTTTCACGCCAAGCGCGTGCCCGCGAGCACACACGTCCGCATGAGACGCGTCTGGGCCGAATCGTATGTCGTCGACAGTTTCTGTTGGCGCTGATTATCATGATCCCAGCTGCGGCGGCGACCATGTATATGGCCACGGTCCTGCCCAATCACGGCGCGACGATCCTCGAACTGGCGATACTCGCGATCGCGTTTTTGCTGTTCGCCTGGATTCTGGTTGGGTTCTGGACCGCTTGTGCGGGTTTCTTCCTTATGTGGCGCGGTGATCAATACTGCATCGAGGCCGCTGGGCAGCCGTCCGAAGAACCTGAAGACAATTCGCAGCAGGGCGCACGTACGGCGATTCTAATGCCCATCTGCGAAGAGTCCGTGACGCGCGCCTGTGCCGGCTTGCGGGCGGTCTATGAATCAATACAGGCAGCCGGGCATATAGAAGATTTCGATTTCTATATCCTGAGTGATAGTAGCGCGCCCGATACTTGTGTCGCCGAAACAGCCGCCTGGGCAGAGCTTTGTCGCGAACTGGATGCCTTCGGGCAAATCTTTTATCGTCGGCGGGAAGCCCGGGTGAGCCGAAAATCGGGAAATCTCGCGGATTTCTGCCGACGCTGGGGGCGTAATTATCCGTATATGCTGGTCCTCGATGCGGACAGCATCATGTGCGGAGAAACCATCGTGGAGCTCGTGGCGCGCATGGACGCCAACCCGTCGGCCGGCCTGATCCAGACACCGCCGACCGGCGTTAATCGGCAGAGCGCGTTGGCCCGTATTCAGCAGTTTTCCATGCGCGTTTACGGGCCGATGTTTGCCGCGGGCCTGCACTACTGGCACCTGGATAAGGGCCATTATTGGGGCCACAACGCGATTATTCGCGTGGATCCGTTCATGGAGCATTGTGCGCTACCAGCGCTGGCCGGCCATGGCGTGCTGTCCGGCGATATCCTCAGCCATGACTTCGTCGAAGCGGCGTTTTTGCGCCGTGCCGGCTGGGGCGTGCACATCGCCTACGACCTCGGGGGCAGCTATGAAGAAGTGCCGCCGTCGCTGATTGAAGAGCTTGGTCGTGACCGCCGCTGGTGTCGCGGCAATCTCCAGCACATGCGGCTACTGTTCGCTGACAATCTGTCGATGGCTCATCGCGCGCTGTTCGCAAACGGCGTCATGGCTTATGGGTCGGCGGCCTTGTGGTTTTTGTTCTTGCTGCTGTCGTCCAGCGAAGCCGTAATGCAGGCGTTGAAAACGCCGCAGTATTTCTCCAACGATGGACAACAGTTATTTCCGCATTGGCCGGTCTGGCAACCGTTCTGGGCGCTCAGCTTGTTCGTGGCCACCATGGTGGTGCTATTTTTGCCGAAGGTGCTGGGGCTGTTCCTGGTTGTGGCCAAACGCCAGCATCATGCTTACGGCGGCGTTCTGCGACTTGTGGCTTCGACCCTGATCGAAGTTCTTCTGACTTCGACATTGGCGCCGATTCGTATGGTGGCGCACGCGCGTTTTGTCACGACGACGCTGCTGGGGCGCACCGTCCGCTGGGATTCGCAGCAACGCGCGGACGCCACGGTGGCCTGGCGCCGAGCATTCGCGTATCACGCCCCCGGTATGGTTATCGCTGTGGTCTGGGGCGGCGTGCTGTTGGCGACGACGCCGGGGTTTGCGCCCTGGTTGGCGCCCATCCTGTTGCCGCTTTTGTTCGCACCGGTACTGACCGTGGTCACGTCACGCGCCGATCTGGGGCGCTGGCTTGCTCGGCGCGGGGTGGCTTTGATCCCCGAAGAAAACCAGCCACCTACCGAGTTGAGCCGTATTCGCGAACTGGTCGCTACTGCTTCGCCGGAACCGAACTTTGCCAATGCGGTGGTTGACCCGACGCTGAACGCACTCTGTGCGGGGTTGGCCCGCGACAGTCGTTCCTGCAGCCGCACGATCGGGGTCATCCGGGAAACGGCGGCTCGCCAGGCGTTAGCGCGTGGCACCGACGATTTGGAAGCAGACGATGCGCGGCGGGTGCTGACCGATCGGCACTGGTTGCGATGGCTTCATCGACGCGTCTGGAGTGAGATGCCGGCGGCGTGGGTGGCGTCGGAATCCGCCATGCCGGACGAGCACGCAGGTGAAACTGTGTCGCGGTCGTAG
- a CDS encoding replication-associated recombination protein A yields the protein MRPQRLADFAGQAHILGADKPLSRALAAGRVHSMILWGPPGTGKTTLARLLAESVAMRFVQISAVMAGVKDIRAAVADAQNARAGSGQGTLFFVDEVHRFNKAQQDGLLPYVEDGTVVLVGATTENPSFEVNNALLSRTRTYVLRTLDGVVIRELIDRALADIEQGLGDRQLVMADTLRDQLAARADGDARRALNLLELAADIAGGREDAVASEITQVDLDEVLAGGLRRFDKGGDYFYDQMSAVHKSVRGSDPDAALYWLARMLEAGCDPHYVARRIVRIASEDIGNADPRALRLCLDAWETFDRLGSPEGELAIAQAGVYLASAPKSNAVYSAFKAAWRDAREHGSLEVPMHIRNAPTSLMNELGYGEDYRYDHNEADGYAAGETYLPDELVGTRYYEPSPRGLESRIGEKLARLRQRDAEAGEREQTSQPAASNTNDDRR from the coding sequence ATGCGGCCGCAACGACTGGCTGATTTCGCCGGCCAGGCGCATATTCTCGGAGCGGACAAACCCCTGAGCCGTGCGCTCGCGGCGGGGCGCGTGCATTCGATGATCCTTTGGGGGCCGCCGGGGACGGGCAAGACCACGTTGGCGCGGCTTCTGGCCGAATCGGTGGCCATGCGATTCGTCCAGATCTCCGCGGTCATGGCTGGGGTCAAGGATATACGCGCTGCGGTCGCCGACGCCCAGAACGCGCGTGCCGGATCGGGACAGGGCACACTGTTTTTCGTCGATGAGGTTCATCGTTTCAACAAAGCGCAGCAGGACGGCTTGCTGCCCTATGTGGAAGACGGCACGGTCGTGCTTGTCGGTGCGACGACCGAAAACCCGTCGTTCGAAGTCAATAATGCACTACTGTCGCGCACCCGCACCTACGTTCTACGGACGTTGGACGGTGTTGTGATACGTGAGCTCATCGACCGCGCGTTGGCCGATATCGAGCAAGGACTCGGCGATCGGCAACTCGTCATGGCCGATACGCTACGCGATCAGCTGGCCGCACGCGCCGATGGTGACGCCCGGCGCGCCTTGAATCTGCTCGAATTGGCGGCCGATATCGCCGGTGGACGCGAAGACGCCGTAGCCAGTGAGATCACGCAAGTCGACCTCGACGAGGTGCTGGCTGGTGGCCTGCGTCGCTTCGACAAGGGCGGCGACTATTTCTATGATCAGATGTCGGCCGTGCACAAAAGCGTGCGTGGGTCCGATCCTGACGCTGCACTCTACTGGCTGGCGCGCATGCTCGAAGCCGGCTGTGATCCACACTACGTCGCGCGCCGCATCGTGCGCATAGCCAGCGAAGATATCGGCAACGCGGATCCGCGTGCACTCCGACTGTGTCTCGATGCTTGGGAGACGTTCGACCGACTAGGGTCGCCGGAAGGCGAGCTGGCCATCGCCCAGGCGGGGGTCTATCTGGCCAGTGCGCCCAAGTCCAACGCCGTGTATAGCGCGTTCAAGGCAGCATGGCGTGATGCCCGCGAGCACGGTTCCCTGGAAGTGCCGATGCACATACGCAACGCGCCGACGAGCCTCATGAACGAGCTTGGCTACGGTGAGGACTATCGCTACGACCACAACGAAGCGGACGGTTACGCGGCTGGTGAGACGTATCTGCCCGATGAACTCGTTGGCACGCGTTATTACGAACCGAGCCCGCGCGGTCTTGAATCCCGGATCGGCGAGAAACTGGCGCGTCTTCGCCAGCGCGACGCCGAGGCCGGCGAGCGCGAACAAACCAGTCAGCCGGCGGCCAGCAACACGAATGACGACAGGCGTTGA
- a CDS encoding SDR family oxidoreductase, whose protein sequence is MVETDALDGKIAAVTGAASGIGQASTEAMLNAGATVVLVDRDESALNHLCEALGERAIPLVVDLLDSQQCANLVPRLLDTVDHVDIFHANAGAYVGGDLLDAETDTIDRVIDLNVNVAMKNIRDMLPPMVERGTGDIVVTCSVAGHYPVPWEPVYASSKWAINCFVQTTRRQVIQHGIRMGEVSPGPVSSALLNDWPAENLRKAKESGSLIEPDEVADCIMFMLTRPRNVTIRDVIVVPTNFDM, encoded by the coding sequence ATGGTTGAAACCGATGCCCTCGACGGGAAAATAGCAGCGGTCACCGGGGCGGCATCCGGTATCGGGCAAGCCTCGACCGAGGCGATGCTGAACGCGGGTGCGACGGTGGTATTAGTGGACCGTGACGAATCGGCGTTGAACCACCTCTGCGAGGCGCTCGGCGAGCGAGCGATACCGCTAGTCGTCGATCTTCTGGATAGTCAGCAGTGTGCCAATCTCGTGCCGCGTCTTCTGGATACGGTCGACCATGTCGATATCTTCCACGCCAACGCTGGCGCGTATGTCGGTGGCGATCTGCTCGACGCCGAAACGGACACCATCGACCGCGTGATTGATCTGAACGTCAATGTGGCGATGAAAAACATACGCGATATGCTGCCGCCGATGGTCGAGCGTGGCACCGGCGATATCGTGGTCACCTGCTCGGTTGCGGGCCACTACCCGGTTCCGTGGGAGCCGGTCTATGCCTCCTCGAAATGGGCGATCAACTGTTTCGTGCAGACTACGCGCCGTCAGGTCATCCAGCACGGCATTCGCATGGGGGAAGTTTCGCCCGGACCGGTCAGCAGTGCGCTTTTAAATGATTGGCCGGCCGAAAACCTGCGTAAGGCCAAGGAGTCGGGCAGTCTGATCGAGCCGGACGAGGTCGCGGATTGCATCATGTTCATGCTGACCCGCCCACGCAACGTCACGATTCGCGACGTAATCGTGGTGCCGACCAATTTTGATATGTAG
- a CDS encoding 3-deoxy-7-phosphoheptulonate synthase → MDCATARSLDSQPSATRINPLPSPAELRQRLPFDPISAARIAHQRSLIDAILAGADDRLLVIAGPCSLHDRDAALEYGRRLTALADELSEHAVIVMRAYVEKPRTTVGWKGLLHDPDLDGGNDIERGLHTTRALLIELAELGLPLATELLSPIAADYLADTLAWAAVGARTTESQTHRERVSALDLPVGFKNAPDGGLTSAMNAVEAASMPQHYIGVDDEGRPAAMATAGNPRPHLILRGGRGGPNYAREHVSAAVDALGEINQPQRLIVDCSHANSGKVAAAQPAVLADLAARRRAGERAIAGVMLESNLTAGKQKVGTDMTYGMSITDDCLGWDATANAIRNAVGA, encoded by the coding sequence ATGGATTGTGCCACCGCACGTAGCCTCGATTCACAGCCGTCGGCAACGCGGATCAACCCGCTACCATCGCCGGCCGAGCTTCGCCAACGGCTGCCATTCGATCCGATTTCGGCGGCACGGATCGCGCACCAGCGCTCGTTGATTGACGCCATACTGGCCGGCGCTGACGACCGTCTGCTGGTGATCGCCGGCCCTTGTTCGCTGCACGATCGCGATGCAGCACTCGAATACGGCCGACGCCTGACCGCGCTGGCCGACGAGCTGTCCGAACATGCCGTAATCGTGATGCGCGCCTATGTCGAGAAACCGCGCACAACCGTTGGTTGGAAAGGCCTGCTGCACGATCCGGATCTGGATGGCGGTAATGACATTGAACGCGGGCTCCATACAACCCGCGCGCTTCTGATCGAGCTCGCAGAACTCGGTTTGCCCCTCGCGACCGAGCTTTTAAGCCCGATCGCCGCTGATTATCTGGCGGATACGCTGGCCTGGGCGGCCGTCGGGGCGCGTACCACTGAGTCGCAGACACATCGGGAGCGGGTTAGTGCACTCGATTTGCCGGTTGGCTTCAAGAACGCGCCCGATGGTGGATTGACAAGTGCCATGAACGCGGTCGAAGCGGCGTCGATGCCGCAGCACTATATCGGCGTCGACGATGAGGGTCGTCCGGCGGCCATGGCGACCGCCGGCAACCCACGTCCGCATTTGATTCTGCGTGGCGGTCGGGGAGGCCCCAATTACGCACGTGAGCATGTCAGCGCGGCTGTTGACGCGCTGGGTGAGATCAATCAGCCACAGCGTCTAATCGTCGATTGTAGCCACGCCAACAGTGGCAAGGTCGCCGCTGCCCAACCCGCCGTGCTTGCTGATCTTGCAGCACGTCGGCGTGCGGGTGAGCGCGCGATCGCCGGGGTCATGCTGGAGAGCAACCTCACAGCGGGTAAACAGAAAGTCGGCACTGACATGACCTACGGCATGTCGATAACAGACGATTGCCTCGGGTGGGATGCCACGGCCAATGCCATACGGAACGCTGTCGGCGCGTAA
- a CDS encoding MarR family transcriptional regulator — protein MSESDRDNTTDNFPNLALEDQLCLALCRGARSITRLYTERLADLGITHPQYLVLLALYAEECLTAGAIAERICLDPSSVTPILKKMEESSLIERERPINNQRQLLVRLTSHGAALKSAVADVQSNLARATGLTRTEMIDLCGQLRTVADRLDAADRPED, from the coding sequence ATGAGCGAGTCTGATCGCGATAATACAACCGATAATTTCCCTAATCTGGCGCTGGAAGACCAACTGTGTTTGGCGCTTTGTCGTGGCGCGCGCAGTATTACGCGCCTGTATACCGAGCGCCTTGCCGATCTGGGCATAACCCATCCACAGTATCTGGTTCTGCTGGCCCTTTATGCGGAGGAGTGTCTGACCGCTGGTGCCATCGCCGAACGCATCTGTCTCGATCCATCGAGCGTGACGCCGATTCTCAAGAAAATGGAGGAATCGTCGTTAATCGAGCGTGAACGACCGATCAATAATCAGCGCCAACTTCTGGTGCGACTGACGAGTCACGGCGCTGCGCTGAAATCGGCTGTCGCTGACGTCCAGAGTAATCTCGCGCGTGCTACAGGGCTAACGCGTACCGAGATGATCGATCTTTGTGGTCAGTTGCGAACAGTCGCCGACCGGCTTGATGCTGCAGACCGGCCCGAAGATTAG
- a CDS encoding nucleoside/nucleotide kinase family protein, whose translation MSGDDTDEWLADEVVCAAHALIGARDRRALLGIVGAPGAGKSTLAAALVRQLGCTAVNVPMDGFHLANSQLERLGLADRKGAPETFDADGYHALLARTRAACERGSTIYAPDFSRTLDEPVAGAVAIAPTTPLVITEGNYLLLDDPPWCELCECLDAVWYIDAPTHVREQGLVARHVHFGREPAEAWTWVATNDRPNARRIESSTRRADRRLVWDGTSMRFDDTAA comes from the coding sequence ATGTCTGGCGACGATACCGACGAGTGGTTGGCTGATGAGGTCGTGTGCGCCGCCCATGCGTTGATCGGTGCGCGAGACCGACGCGCATTGCTGGGCATCGTGGGCGCCCCGGGTGCCGGCAAATCGACATTAGCGGCCGCGTTGGTGCGCCAATTGGGCTGCACGGCCGTCAATGTGCCAATGGATGGTTTTCACTTGGCCAATAGTCAACTCGAACGTCTGGGCTTGGCAGATCGCAAGGGCGCACCCGAGACGTTCGACGCCGATGGTTATCACGCCTTGTTGGCGCGTACGCGAGCGGCTTGCGAGCGTGGGTCGACGATCTACGCGCCGGATTTTTCGCGCACGCTCGACGAGCCAGTTGCGGGCGCCGTAGCCATTGCGCCGACGACACCGTTGGTGATCACCGAGGGCAATTATCTTTTGCTCGACGATCCGCCCTGGTGCGAACTATGTGAGTGCCTCGATGCAGTCTGGTATATCGATGCGCCGACGCACGTTCGCGAACAGGGGCTGGTGGCGCGCCATGTTCACTTCGGGCGTGAGCCGGCCGAGGCGTGGACTTGGGTCGCGACCAATGATCGACCCAACGCCCGTCGGATCGAGTCGAGTACGCGTCGCGCCGATCGCCGTCTCGTTTGGGATGGCACGAGCATGCGGTTTGACGACACGGCCGCGTAG